The following are encoded in a window of Cydia amplana chromosome 20, ilCydAmpl1.1, whole genome shotgun sequence genomic DNA:
- the LOC134657401 gene encoding uncharacterized protein LOC134657401: MTLKMWRETAMVFCIVVITSAEDYESNLTKLWSLSGVQNSGSRTAVVNVTSAINVQPEGAPRRSKEFEGYRFRPRAIPLKEPTRERSVYYAPDNKYKSEVLFPGNYFAIAEGKSKENLTQDAYNPLEGGPFQPIAIPLREYQGRSLGEYEEPIIEKPEGFTEQTAQRRSISYLFGIEGAEDDEDDGEDVEGEYEVEEQDGQHDRSKTKVKPKKPKTKKLGKYMMPLLLAYKMKYFAMIPLMVAGLVLLVGATGLAGFFFALFAATMGLQKGSY; this comes from the exons ATGACGCTCAAGATGTGGCGGGAGACGGCGATGGTGTTTTGCATAGTTGTTATAACTTCAGCTGAAGATTATGAAAGTAATTTAACTAAACTGTGGTCGTTATCTGGTGTTCAAAATAGTGGATCGAGGACTGCTGTTGTTAATGTGACCAGTGCAATAAATGTTCAGCCTGAAGGAGCGCCGAGGAGATCGAAGGAGTTTGAGGGTTATAGGTTCAGGCCCCGCGCGATCCCGTTGAAGGAGCCGACTAGAGAAAGGAGTGTTTATTATGCGccagataataaatataagtcGGAGGTTCTTTTCCCCGGTAATTATTTTGCAATTGCCGAAGGGAAAAGCAAGGAGAACTTGACGCAGGATGCGTATAACCCGTTGGAGGGGGGTCCTTTCCAGCCGATAGCGATACCTTTGAGGGAATACCAGGGGAGGTCGCTGGGCGAGTACGAGGAACCAATCATTGAGAAACCTGAAGGGTTCACGGAACAAACGGCCCAGAGGAGATCTATTTCTT ACCTCTTCGGCATTGAAGGTGCAGAGGATGACGAAGATGATGGCGAAGACGTAGAAGGTGAATACGAAGTGGAGGAACAGGACGGACAACACGACAGATCAAAGACCAAGGTCAAACCGAAGAAACCCAAGACGAAGAAACTGGGGAAGTACATGATGCCGCTCCTCCTAGCGTACAAGATGAAGTACTTCGCAATGATACCTCTAATGGTCGCCGGATTGGTACTGCTGGTAGGAGCGACGGGATTGGCTGGGTTCTTCTTTGCCCTGTTCGCCGCCACCATGGGATTACAGAAAGGCAGTTACTAA